Proteins encoded in a region of the Mixophyes fleayi isolate aMixFle1 chromosome 5, aMixFle1.hap1, whole genome shotgun sequence genome:
- the LOC142157955 gene encoding forkhead activin signal transducer 3-like has product MAFTFHPWDPSYMPGLDLPSMESFPLEDNCPGEGNKVLREPDPTEVLKKKEKGSAKKKNYQRYAKPPYSYLAMIAMVIRGSPERRLKLSQILDYISTVFPFFRGNYQGWKDSVRHNLSSNGCFNKVLKDPLKPQAKGNYWTVDITQIPAEAMRLQNTSVTRQYSYPHDLSPYIIHGLPFPSLNSYHIHLQTEDTPIRAYPEPQPPASDPPASFQTILFNLPTSYSKCVPPNVVAPPSIHPLMLYPNFPSFSHYNYMHPPYTSAPYPEVREAFSSSLHPQMPLPQRPAEIKAASIDFPPNKSVFDVPVYSRHPGYMIPQGKHRTYLAATNVPEPINVPASTNVPPSTNVPQPANVPTPTNVPASTNVPTSTNVPGCTNVPAPTDVPAPTNVPAPFNVPAPTNVPATTNVPASTNVPKLISVPAPTNVPEPTNVPAPTNFPSSTNVPETTNVPSLSNVPAPTNVPEPTNVPAPTNVPEPTNIPASPNVPAPTNVPEPTNVPSLSSVPAPTNVQGPTNVPSLSNVQEPPNIPAPTNVPAPTNVPELTNIPASTKCPRAH; this is encoded by the exons ATGGCGTTCACTTTCCATCCTTGGGATCCCAGCTATATGCCAGGCCTTGACCTTCCAAGCATGGAAAGCTTTCCTCTGGAGGATAACTGCCCCGGAGAGGGGAATAAGGTCCTACGGGAACCGGACCCCACAGAGGTGCTcaagaaaaaggaaaaagggtCCGCGAAGAAGAAGAATTACCAGCGCTATGCCAAGCCCCCCTACTCCTACCTGGCCATGATCGCCATGGTCATCAGGGGTTCCCCCGAAAGGAGGCTCAAACTCTCCCAG ATTCTGGACTATATCAGCACCGTGTTCCCCTTCTTTAGAGGAAATTATCAAGGATGGAAGGACTCTGTCAGACACAATCTATCTTCCAATGGATGCTTTAATAAG GTTCTGAAAGATCCACTGAAACCTCAGGCTAAAGGGAACTACTGGACTGTGGACATTACTCAGATTCCTGCAGAGGCCATGAGGCTTCAGAACACATCTGTTACCCGGCAATACAGCTATCCACATGACCTGTCCCCTTACATTATCCACGGGTTGCCGTTCCCGTCCCTAAATTCCTATCACATTCATCTACAAACAGAAGACACTCCCATCAGAGCTTATCCAGAGCCTCAACCTCCAGCATC TGACCCACCTGCTTCTTTCCAAACGATTCTCTTTAATCTACCTACATCTTATTCCAAATGTGTTCCCCCCAATGTGGTGGCCCCTCCTAGTATCCACCCTCTCATGCTGTACCCCAACTTCCCATCATTTTCTCACTATAACTACATGCACCCTCCTTACACTAGCGCCCCCTACCCAGAGGTGAGAGAAGCTTTCTCCTCCAGTCTACATCCACAAATGCCCCTCCCACAGCGACCGGCTGAAATTAAGGCTGCTTCCATTGATTTCCCTCCTAACAAATCAGTGTTTGATGTCCCGGTATATTCCAGGCACCCCGGTTACATGATACCCCAAG GAAAGCACAGAACTTATCTTGCAGCCACTAATGTCCCAGAGCCCATTAATGTCCCAGCGTCCACTAATGTCCCACCGTCCACTAATGTCCCACAGCCCGCTAATGTCCCAACACCCACTAATGTCCCAGCATCCACTAATGTCCCAACGTCCACTAATGTCCCAGGGTGCACTAATGTCCCAGCACCCACTGATGTCCCAGCGCCCACTAATGTCCCAGCGCCCTTTAATGTCCCAGCACCAACTAATGTCCCAGCTACCACTAATGTCCCAGCGTCCACTAATGTCCCAAAGCTCATTAGTGTCCCAGCGCCCACTAATGTCCCAGAGCCCACTAATGTCCCAGCACCCACTAATTTCCCATCGTCCACTAATGTACCAGAGACTACTAATGTCCCATCACTCTCTAATGTTCCAGCGCCCACTAATGTCCCAGAGCCCACTAATGTCCCAGCACCCACTAATGTCCCAGAGCCCACTAATATCCCAGCGTCCCCTAATGTCCCAGCGCCCACTAATGTCCCAGAGCCCACTAATGTCCCATCGCTCTCTAGTGTTCCAGCGCCCACTAATGTCCAAGGGCCCACTAATGTCCCATCGCTCTCTAATGTCCAAGAGCCCCCTAATATCCCAGCGCCCACCAATGTCCCAGCACCCACTAATGTCCCAGAGCTCACTAATATCCCAGCATCCACTAAATGTCCCAGAGCACACTAA
- the LOC142157956 gene encoding forkhead activin signal transducer 3-like translates to MAFNFHPWDPTYMPGLDLPSMERFPLEDNCPGEGNKILREPDPTEKLKKKEKGSAKKKNYQRYAKPPYSYLAMIAMVISGSPERKLKLSQILDYISTVFPFFRGNYQGWKDSVRHNLSSNGCFNKVLKDPLKPQAKGNYWTVDITQIPAEAMRLQNTSVTRQYSYPHDLSPYIIHGLPFPSLNSFHIHLQADCTPIKASAQPPPVDPPASFPTILFNLPTSYSKCVPPNVVAPPSIHPLMLYPNFPSFSHYNYMPPPYTSAPYPEVREAFSSSLHPQIPLPQLPAEIKATSIDFPPNKSVFDVPVYSRHPGYMIPQGVYGQSMVHSSTSLTGYRPMGY, encoded by the exons ATGGCGTTCAATTTCCATCCCTGGGATCCCACCTATATGCCAGGCCTTGACCTTCCAAGCATGGAACGCTTTCCTCTGGAGGATAACTGCCCCGGAGAGGGGAATAAGATCCTACGTGAACCGGACCCCACAGAGAAGCTcaagaaaaaggaaaaggggTCCGCAAAGAAGAAGAATTACCAGCGCTATGCCAAGCCCCCCTACTCCTACCTGGCCATGATCGCCATGGTCATCAGCGGTTCCCCTGAAAGGAAGCTCAAACTCTCCCAG ATTCTGGACTATATCAGCACCGTGTTCCCCTTCTTTAGAGGAAATTATCAAGGATGGAAGGACTCTGTCAGACACAACCTATCTTCCAATGGATGCTTTAATAAG GTTCTGAAAGATCCACTGAAACCTCAGGCTAAAGGGAACTACTGGACTGTGGACATTACTCAGATTCCTGCAGAGGCCATGAGGCTTCAGAACACGTCTGTTACCCGGCAATACAGCTATCCACATGACCTGTCCCCTTACATTATCCACGGGTTGCCGTTCCCGTCCCTAAATTCCTTTCACATTCATCTACAAGCAGATTGCACTCCCATCAAAGCTT CAGCTCAGCCTCCACCTGTGGACCCACCTGCTTCTTTCCCAACGATTCTCTTTAATCTACCTACATCTTATTCCAAATGTGTTCCCCCCAATGTGGTGGCCCCTCCTAGTATCCACCCTCTCATGCTGTACCCCAACTTCCCATCATTTTCTCACTATAactacatgccccctccttacACTAGCGCCCCCTACCCAGAGGTGAGAGAAGCTTTCTCCTCCAGCCTACATCCACAAATACCCCTCCCACAGCTACCGGCTGAAATTAAAGCTACGTCCATTGATTTCCCTCCTAACAAATCGGTGTTTGATGTCCCGGTATATTCCAGGCACCCCGGTTACATGATACCCCAAGGTGTATATGGCCAGTCCATGGTACACAGTAGCACATCTCTTACTGGGTACAGGCCCATGGGGTATTGA
- the LOC142157957 gene encoding forkhead activin signal transducer 3-like, giving the protein MAFTFHPWDPTYMPGLDLTSMESFRLENNCPGEGNKILREPEPTEELKKKEKGSAKKKNYQRYAKPPYSYLAMIAMVIRGSPERRLKLSQILDYISTVFPFFRGNYQGWKDSVRHNLSSNGCFNKVLKDPLKPQAKGNYWTVDITQIPAEAMRLQNTSVTRQYSYPHDLSPYIIHGLPFPSLNSYHIHLQTEDTPIRAYPEPQPPASDPAASFPTILFNLPTSYSKCVPPNVVAPPSIHPLMLYPNFPSFSHYNYMPPPYTSAPYPEVREDYSSSLHPQMPLPQRPAEVKAASIDFPPNKSVFDVPVYSRHPSYMTPQDVYGQSMVHSSTSLTGYRPMGY; this is encoded by the exons ATGGCGTTCACTTTCCATCCCTGGGATCCCACCTATATGCCAGGCCTTGACCTTACAAGCATGGAAAGCTTTCGATTGGAGAATAACTGCCCCGGAGAGGGGAATAAGATCCTACGTGAACCGGAGCCCACAGAGGAGctcaaaaaaaaggaaaaggggtCCGCGAAGAAGAAGAATTACCAGCGCTATGCCAAGCCCCCCTACTCCTACCTGGCCATGATCGCCATGGTCATCAGGGGTTCCCCTGAAAGGAGGCTCAAACTCTCCCAG ATTCTGGACTATATCAGCACCGTGTTCCCCTTCTTTAGAGGAAATTATCAAGGATGGAAGGACTCTGTCAGACACAACCTATCTTCCAATGGATGCTTTAATAAG GTTCTGAAAGATCCACTGAAACCTCAGGCTAAAGGGAACTACTGGACTGTGGACATTACTCAGATTCCTGCAGAGGCCATGAGGCTTCAGAACACGTCTGTTACCCGGCAATACAGCTATCCACATGACCTGTCCCCTTACATTATCCACGGGTTGCCGTTCCCGTCCCTAAATTCCTATCACATTCATCTACAAACAGAAGACACTCCCATCAGAGCTTATCCAGAGCCTCAACCTCCAGCATC GGACCCAGCTGCTTCTTTCCCAACGATTCTCTTTAATCTACCTACATCTTATTCCAAATGTGTTCCCCCCAATGTGGTGGCCCCTCCTAGTATCCACCCTCTCATGCTGTACCCCAACTTCCCATCATTTTCTCACTATAactacatgccccctccttacACTAGCGCCCCCTACCCAGAGGTGAGAGAAGATTACTCCTCCAGCCTACATCCACAAATGCCCCTCCCACAGCGACCGGCTGAAGTTAAGGCTGCTTCCATTGATTTCCCTCCTAACAAATCGGTGTTTGATGTCCCGGTATATTCCAGGCACCCCAGTTACATGACACCCCAAGATGTATATGGCCAGTCCATGGTACACAGTAGCACATCTCTTACTGGGTACAGGCCCATGGGGTATTGA
- the LOC142157599 gene encoding forkhead activin signal transducer 3-like, with translation MAFTFHPWDPSYMPGLDLPSMERFPLEDNCPGEGNKVLREPDPTEELKKKDKGSAKKKNYQRYAKPPYSYLAMIAMVIRGSPERRLKLSQILDYISTVFPFFRGNYQGWKDSVRHNLSSNGCFNKVLKDPLKPQAKGNYWTVDITQIPAEAMRLQNTSVTRQYSYPHDLSPYIIHGLPFPSLNSYHIHLQTEDTPIRAYPEPQPPASLQPPPPPVDPAASFPGILFNLPTSYSKCVPPNVVAPPSIHPLMLYPNFPSFSHYNYMPPPYTSAPYPEVREAFSSSLHPQMPLTQRPAEIKATSIDFPPNISVFDVPVYSRHPGYMIPQGVYGQSMVHSSTSLTGYRPMGY, from the exons ATGGCGTTCACTTTCCATCCCTGGGATCCCAGCTATATGCCAGGCCTTGACCTTCCAAGCATGGAACGCTTTCCTCTGGAGGATAACTGCCCCGGAGAGGGGAATAAGGTCCTACGGGAACCGGACCCCACAGAGGAGCTCAAGAAAAAGGACAAGGGGTCCGCGAAAAAGAAGAATTACCAGCGCTATGCCAAGCCCCCCTACTCCTACCTGGCCATGATCGCCATGGTCATCAGGGGTTCCCCCGAAAGGAGGCTCAAACTCTCCCAG ATCCTGGACTATATCAGCACCGTGTTCCCCTTCTTTAGAGGAAATTATCAAGGATGGAAGGACTCTGTCAGACACAACCTATCTTCCAATGGATGCTTTAATAAG GTTCTGAAAGATCCACTGAAACCTCAGGCTAAAGGGAACTACTGGACTGTGGACATTACTCAGATTCCTGCAGAGGCCATGAGGCTTCAGAACACGTCTGTTACCCGGCAATACAGCTATCCACATGACCTGTCCCCTTACATTATCCACGGGTTGCCGTTCCCGTCCCTAAATTCCTATCACATTCATCTACAAACAGAAGACACTCCCATCAGAGCTTATCCAGAGCCTCAACCTCCAGCATCACTCCAGCCTCCA CCTCCACCTGTGGACCCAGCAGCTTCTTTCCCAGGGATTCTCTTTAATCTTCCTACATCTTATTCCAAATGTGTTCCCCCAAATGTGGTGGCCCCTCCTAGTATCCACCCTCTCATGCTGTACCCCAACTTCCCATCATTTTCTCACTATAactacatgccccctccttacACTAGCGCCCCCTACCCAGAGGTGAGGGAAGCTTTCTCCTCCAGTCTACATCCACAAATGCCCCTTACACAGCGACCGGCTGAAATTAAAGCTACATCCATTGATTTCCCTCCTAACATATCAGTGTTTGATGTCCCGGTATATTCCAGGCACCCCGGTTACATGATACCCCAAGGTGTATATGGTCAGTCCATGGTACACAGTAGCACATCTCTTACTGGGTACAGGCCCATGGGGTATTGA